DNA sequence from the Schistocerca americana isolate TAMUIC-IGC-003095 chromosome 2, iqSchAmer2.1, whole genome shotgun sequence genome:
CTTTATTACACAGGGATCTACATGCcatgaaaaattatttaatttctgcTGTAACAAAAGTTTcgaattttcaaaattaattaatggtgatgcaggtattttgcaaaattttacacCACTACAAAagatgattatacagttttcaagaatgttaattacatttcaacttttatatgaaacatatttttttatatatcaTGATTTTGAAGGTATTCTCTCTGAAATCAATATGGTAAATTACCTTTCAGCCTGTGTTTTACTCCATAAAAGTGAAATTGGCATAAAAGAAAAAATAGGTACTCATTATTTTGGCCCCCCTACATACCCGCAAAGTTTCATCAAGATTGTTTATTTACGTCTGAAGTTGTTCCCTTGTGaaataaacaaaaagtttttcATTCACTATTCAGtaaactaacttttttttttttttttcgtatttgaTCTTCACAGAAACACTCATGAAAGGATTTTACAATTAATCAAGCATGACATGTGGTGAAAACTTatgtgaaaaacacacacacacacacacacacacacacacacacttggacgTCACCAGTCTTCAATGGCTTCTTTAACTTCCATTACTCAATTTCACCTAGTCTATCCTCACTCTCTTTTTTTCAAGGGGATGCCACTCTATTACTCTGCTGGGCCACATTCTTTTAATGTGTCCATGCCACCTCAGTCATGCCACTCTATTACTCTGCTGGGCCACATTCTTTTAATGTGTCCATGCCACCTCAGTCATTTTGTTTCAATTGTCTCGACAATGCCACTTATAATGCCCATTCTCACTCTTATTTCTTGATTCCTTTTCCAATCTCTTCTTGTTCCTCCACAATAGTGTGTCTGACACTGGTCCCATGCCGGAGCACCATTTTGTTCTTCAAGTGGATAGGGCATGTTGTACCCAAATCTTAAAGAGTAACTCCCTGACAcaataaaactgtgtgttggagtgAGAGTGTAACTCAGAAACTCGCCTTTCGTAGGCAATGGCCTTATTGACCGGGCTGTCTAGGCACATATCAcaacctgttcactaagttgcaaACAGATTGTGGTCTCAAGTTCCTGAAGTTGAGCCGATGAGGTtacctcttcctcctctctcttttgTTTTTTTAGAGGGTGTGGGTTGGGGTAGGGGAGAGTGGATGGGTGGTCAATTGAGGATCATGTACCGATTTCAAATACTCTTCTAGTACTCTTTCATTGCACTTTGTTGTTTTTTCCTGTCTTCTGGCCACTTCATACTAGTTCTTTTCACTCTTCTACCTTGGAAACCTTCAATATTCAATACTTTTCCCCTAAAAACAAACATCTGTGCATTCTTTCTTCGgcttttatatttttctttctaaatcatttttttacttcatggctgcagcttctttctgatttcttatcccacaaatatttgaagatcTTCTTGGTTAATCTATTGCCTTGTATTTGATATagatgaaaaaaacaaaacaaaaaaaatcttcttTTTTGCATTATTTATGATATGTATTCCACATTTTCATCGTCACTATATAAGTTCCACCCTTCCCAAGTTTTTCGCAGgactaatattttcctaataattttgCCTTTCTAGTATTTCTAATTTATCTACATTATGGTTATACACAAGACATTCACTTGTGTATAGACATTCTGGTTTCACAACAGCACTGTAACAGCTTATTTTCGCATTTTCATCATTCATGATAAATGATTGCATCCTTAAACATTCAGTGAACTACATCTATCTTCTTCTAACTTCTGGTCtataagtatataaataaaagtcaCCCACTATGGTCTCCGTCTGTATGTTACACTAATCTCAAGAACTACTctggattttgatacagttttcactaacagatagacAAGTCATGAGAAAGGTTTATGaatgtattttataaatttttcatgcaaattggctgaactatgatgaCTTTAAGTCCCTCGCCATTGTGAAAATGATGCCACTACCAACTACTGATGAACAGCAGAGCTCCTTGGAACCACATACAACGACCCCACTGTAAGGATGAGCTGGTGCGAGTTATCACTATCAGGAGGCTGGCGTAAGATACTGCCGACTTTCTAAAGAACAGATTTAATTACAACTATGGCAGGCAAGTCATCTGGCGAAAGATACTTAGTGGTATTCATGTGAAGTGGATGTAGGGCGCTTGTTTAACTATAAATGATATCAACACTAAAATCTTCAGCTAAATTTAAGCTGTCCTTGACTTGCAAGTTGTCTTGAACAAAACAATGATAGAATGGTCATTTTATTCTGGTCTTACTCACCTACACATTTGTAggggacccgaactatttgaaacagttaacgcagaacagggaatcagcgatcataaagcggttacggcatcgatgatttcaaccgtaaacagaaatattaaaaaaggtaggaagatttttctgtttagcaaaagtgacaaaaagcacatTACAGAGTACctggcggctcaacacaaaagttttgtctcaagtacagatagtgttgaggatcagtggacaaagttcagaaccatcatacaatatgcgttagatgagtatgtgccaagcaagattgtaagagatggaaaagagccaccgtggtacaacaaccaagttagaaaactgctgtggaagcaaagggaccttcacagcaaacataaacatagccaaagccttgcagacaaacaaaagttacgtgaagtgaaatgtagtgtgaggagggctatacgagaggcgtccaatgaattcgaaagtaaagttctatgtactgacttggcagaaaatcctaagaaattctggtcttatgtcaaagcggtaggtggatcaaaacactctgtgaccaaaatggtactgaaacagaggatgacagactaaaggccgaaatactaaatgtctttttcaaagctgtttcacagaggaagactgcactatagttccttctctagattgtcgcacagatgacaaaacggtagatatcgaaatagacgacagagggatagagaaacaattaaaattgctcaaaagaggaaaggccgctggacctgttgggataccagttcgattttacacagagtacgcgaaggaacttgccccccttcttgcagcagtgtaccgtaggtctctagaagagcgtagcattccaaaggattggaaaagggcacaggtcacccccgttttcaagaagggacgacgaacagatgtgcagaactatagacctatatctctaacgtcgatcagttgtagaattttggaacacgtattgtgttcgattataatgactttcctggagactagaaatctactctgtaggaatcagcatgggttcagaaaaagacggtcgtgtgaaacccagctcgcgatattcgtccacgagactcagagggccatagacacgggttcacaggtagatgccgtgtttcttgacttccgcaaggcgttcgatacagttccccacagtcgtttaatgaacaaagtaagagcatatggactatcagaccaattgtgtgattggattgaggagttcctagataacaggacgcagcatgtcattctcaatggagagaagtcttccgaagtaagagtgatttcaggtgtgccgcaggggagtgtcatgggaccgttgctgttcacaatatacataaatgacctggtggatgacatcggaagttcactgaggttttttgcagatgatgctgtggtgtatcgagaggttgtaacaatggaaaattgtactgaaatgcaggaggatctgcagcgaattgacacatggtgcagagaatggcaattgaatctcaatgtagacaagtgtaatgtgctgcgaatacatagaaagatagatctattatcatttagctacaaaatagcaggtcagcaactggaagcagttaattccataaattatctgggagtacgcattaggagtgatttaaaatggaatgatcatataaagttgatcgtcggtaaagcagatgccagactgagattcattggaagaatcctaaggaaatgcaatccgaaaacaaaggaagtaggttacagtacgcttgttcgcccactgcttgaatactgctcatcggtgtgggatccgtaccagatagggttgatagaagagatagagaagatccaacggagagcagcgcgcttcgttacatgatcatttagtaatcgcgaaagtgttacggagaagatagataaactccaatggaagactatgcaggagagacgctcagtagctcggtacgggcttttgttaacataccttcgagaacataccatcaccgaagagtcaagcagtatattgctccctcctacgtatatctcgcaaagagacaatgaggataaaatcagagaaattagagcccacacagaagcatacagacaatcctgctttccacgaacaatacgagactggaatagaagggagaaccgatagaggtactcagggtaccctccgccacacaccgtcaggtggcttgcagagtatggatgtagatgtagaatttcaatATGGGCTCCAGAAAAATGTGAAGGTCAACCTGTTTCCAGGAAGGGTTGTTGAACAGATGCATACAGTTACAAACCTATACTGCTGGTATCAGTCTgtggcagaattttggaacatgtttcatgctcaattATTATGAGATTTCTagagactgaaaatctcctctgaAGTAATCAACTTGGATTCCAAAAATGAATGTGGGAGACCAAGCTCAGTTTGTTTGTTCATCAGGACCAGACAGCAGTGTATATTGGCACCCTAGGTTGATGCCtcgttccttgacttcagaaaggtgTTCAACACAGTTCCTCACCACAGCCAAATGAATGAAATACGAGTGTAGAGAATACAGAGCACCCGatgagttcctagcaaacagaccAAAGCATCTCATTTTTATTGGAGAAAAAACTTCATATGTGAAAATAACTTTGGGTTCACTCCAAgagagtgttataggacctttacTTCTTACAATATAATACATGAAAGACCTAGTGGATAGCATTAGAAGTTCTGTGAGGGTTCCCGTGGATGATACAGTTACATACAAAGAATTGTAGCAAACTATAGCAAGACCTACAGAGGATCAGCACTTGGTTCAAGGACTGGCAGTTGTCCCTCAACATAAGTAATCACaacatattgcacataaataggcagaaacgctcattattgtatgattacatgactgcagaatgatcacttgcagcagtcacatccattaaatatctagtaGAATGCATATGGAGAAGTTTAAAGCAAAATGACCACATAATACTAACTGCAGGTAAGATTATACCAGACTGACATTTACTGGAAGAGCCCTCAGGAAGTTTGGTTcatccacaaaggagttacctaaCAAAAACCTCATTCGATCAATACTTGAACACtgcttgtcagtctgggatccAAACAGATAGAGTCAACAGAGGAAGTAGAGaagtttcaaagaagagcagtgcattttGTTACAGGTTGATTAAGTGGCATAGAAATGCACAACCAGCTCTAGTGGCAGATATACTGTAAGTGAGAGATTCTGCATCACAGTgtgctttactgttaaaattctgagtgtGTAtgctcctagaagagtcaacaaatatatctcTTCCTCCTTCGTATATCTGCaaaaagaccgtgaaggtaaaagTAGAGAGATTTTAGCTCACATGGAGGCttgccaacaatcattcttcccacagacCATTTGCAGATGTAAAAGGAAAGATGGGAAGTGGGACTGGTGCTAAAGTACTCTCCACTAAGTTGATTTGAGGAGTGTAAGTATTCAAAtacgtgtctgtatgtgtggatggatatgtgcgtgtgtgcgagtgtatacctgtccttttttccccctaaggtaagtctttccgctcccgggattggaatgactccttaccctctcccttaaaacccacttcctttcgtcttcccctctccttccctctttcctgatgaggcaacagtttgttgcgaaagcttgaattttgtgtgtatgtttgtgtttgtttgtgtgtctatcgacctgccagcgcttttgttcggtaagtcacctcatctttgtttttatatataatatacaaAACAATATGATATGATACACATACCATTACCAGAGAATAGCTATGCCACCTAAAATATAACATCTTTAATTCTAAGTTCAAATTGAGATATTTAGTTCACTAGCAGTGTCCAATAACTGGGTCGATagtaaataaaaagtttattaattTTGCAGTATTGCAGTATTACTGCTAAATTTCCTCTACTTCGTTTAATAAGCTCCTAATCGGAATTTCAATTCTTTGATTAAGTTTATTAGTTTTAACAAAGATGAAAAATAAGTCTGCCTTACAACTCACAGGAAATGTCTTGTTGCAGAACTCACACTGGAACAGGCCAGTGTGCAAGCGTTTGTGCAGAGTAAGATCCCAACGCTGGAAAAATTTCTTTTCACACTGATCACACTCATATGGCCGCTCTTGCCTGTGCACAGCCATGTGTTCATTCAACTTCGCTCGTCGTTTGAACGTCCTTTCACACATTTCACAACGAAACTTCCCACCACGTGATGAGGCATTTTCATTGTCTTCACTGTCAGTCTCTTTGTACCTACAACAGGAATAAAGGAATAAAAATGATAACAAGTTGAAAAGTTTCTTTTACGGACTTAAGTTCTATCAATATCAGTTAAATCAAACCTAAAAAAGGTGGCGCCTAAGGAAATAGAACTGGCAGCTTAAGGCAATTGTTGCAAAAtgtaaaatgactttcagtaacatcAACAACCATGTGATATCTGGTAGTCAACTCACAATTATAAAGAACTGCATTACAAGACATATATCCAGAAATTGATCTCTGACACTGTTCTTTCATCAGTGACAGGTCATGCCTCTCATATTTTCATACATACGACAGTAAAATCATGTGAGCAATTGTCAGAACACGGAGGAGATGTAGTGTATCTTAGAGAATGCTGATTAGTTTCATGTCCCATTGATCTTTACATGataaatcttaatgatgtggaatgagtcataatATACATATGTGAGTTAAGTAACTCCTACCCACCACATTTTACACATTAATAtgacagaaattcttctatggaacaaGAGCTGTCAAGGAGAAATGTTTtcggtttgttttcaaattttactttgctttctgtcagacattttatatcactaggtAAGTTGTCAAAAATTTTGGTTCCAGAATTATACAATGCTTCTTACACCCAAGACAAACTTATTGTGGTGTCACGAATGTCATTTTTCTcctggtattgtaattacgtaTGCCACTGTTCCTTTTAAGCTGcattggattatttacaacaaattttatgaggaataaatatactgtgaagcagtagtcgaaGTGCCTAACTCCTTAAGCAGATGACTACAAGATATTGTAGATGTGtagcacatattattcttacagtacattttgcagcaatgaagactttctttcttaatccCAGGTTATTATGCTTTTCAGTATCTTTGTTTATAACAGTCCTTAATTACGCTGACACAGGAACTTGGTTTTTGCTCTATACCATGCACAAGCAGTGTGTGTGGACAATGTTTTGTAAACTTTAACCcaattgaataaaaaaaaatttgcagtaaacATTTTAATAGCTATTTTTCTTAATTGATACTGAATAATTGTGAATTAGGTACTTACTCAATTACGGGTGTGAGTGCCATTGCTGTAGCTAAGGTCTGATCCTCTTCTTCAATAAAGAATATCTCAGTAGCACCATTCTGAAATTTTGTAGAACCTACGGCAGATGTTGTGGGAGACCTCGTAACTGGGACAGCAGCTGTTGCAATGAAAACAGTATGTGGATCGGCTATAGATGAGGCAGCAACTGATGAGGTATTATGTACAGAAACAGGTGCCGAAGGTGGAGGTAAGGGAGCAGGAATACTACTTGGTGCAACAAGGCTTATGGTGGAAAAATTAGTTCTGCAGGCACTATTTGCAACTGTGGAGGTCTGTACAGAGCACACTGGCTGCGCTGGGGTGGCAGACTGTAGGGCAGGAAGTGAATCAGTGGCTGCTGGACATGGATTTACTGCCTCGCTTTGAGGCACACTGGAACGTGCCTGCAGAGGTTCTACAGTAGTTTCTTGTTGGGGTCTCGGAAGCAACAAGATTTCTGTAAGCAGTGCACTTTCTGTAACTGGAAATGTGTCTGTGATAGATGTAGGCAGAGTTGCAGCACTGCCATGGTTTAAAGGAGACACAGTACCCGAGGCAGCAGCTGTGTCTTCAGGTTGATCCATAGACACAGGTAGAGCAGTAATACTACTGGGCATTAAGTGTGTTGAGGTTACAGTTTCTGACTCTGACGCGACAGTGCACACACCACTGGAAATGTCTTGTTTCTCTCCTGATAATTCTGCCAAAATATCACACTGAGTGTCAGCATGTACTGTACGTGATACGAGCGTAGATGCAATACCAGAAACCTCTGGAGAATTGTTTCTGGGAAGCTGACAGGTACTACTATGTGTTTCAGCTTCCAAGTCAATGGAAACACTTGAAGGGCAGTTATTTGTAACACTGGAAATGGTAGGACACTGAGAGCCAGAAATCTGTGTAGGCAAGCTTACAGATATGTCAGCAGGCATGACCCCTGGTGTACTTCCAGAAACTGAGTCTGATACACCGACAGCAAGGCAAAGGTCATCGGATGTGTTTGTGCTGAGATCGTCTCCCAGTTCATCTGTCATATTAACAGATGAACTGGCAGCTAACACAGAGGCTTCAATGTTGGGCACTTCTTGACTCTCATCACAGTTCATAGCAGACACAGCTTCTGATGAGGTAGGTATTTCAATGGGTAGTTCGGAAGGAATACTGGACATCATTTGTGTGCTAATGCTATCTGGTACTATTGATGTTGCATTGCCAGTTTCTGGGATAGCACTCACTAAAGATGAACATGGGGCAGTATCACAGGTAGATGCACTATGTACAGACTGGGGATGCAAAGTATCAGAAGATACAGAAGCAACTCTGTCACTCGACAAATCCACTTTGGTCGGTTGATCGTCTCTCTGTGCACTGGACACATCTTTGAACAGTGTCCTTTCTGTTTGCACTAAGTCCACAAGACCTTCACTTTTTGAGACAGACGTCATTGGCTGAGTGGCATATAGGTGTGCTGGTCCAGCAGCTGAAACACCATCTTTGCCCGACGAGAAAGTGAGCACCTGAACCTGCGTTAGGCTTGGGCGTCCGTCAGAACAGTTGAACATATTGGTTTTGGCTGGACAGACACTTTGACTGTTTGCAGTAAATGGAGAGGCAAATGTTTTCCCATTGCTCGAAATGTGTTGCATATTCATGTCATACATCACAGAAGTCTGCTGGTTATTTTCTGCACAATTGTGGAGTGGAACCTTGCCCATAGCATTCTGTATGTGGTAGCGAGGTGCCCCAAATGACAGCTGCTGTGTTGTCTGCTCACAATTACTGCTTAGT
Encoded proteins:
- the LOC124595968 gene encoding B-cell lymphoma 6 protein-like isoform X2 → MWCVNDKFPNNVCRLCANISDVLIPIFGADKERIDVKIKKCCLPVEVTEDDLKPKSICLDCASKLEIFTELIELCLAADAKFETILQNANSNQKAVETVLSQGDEEQVEDEAVKMATMTEAGIESLLAEQEKEQEQDEEQDDEPVGTQTEWIPEVPSHANPLNVQPDSGVLVLSKVDGSVGGHEEHILVMVELSSNCEQTTQQLSFGAPRYHIQNAMGKVPLHNCAENNQQTSVMYDMNMQHISSNGKTFASPFTANSQSVCPAKTNMFNCSDGRPSLTQVQVLTFSSGKDGVSAAGPAHLYATQPMTSVSKSEGLVDLVQTERTLFKDVSSAQRDDQPTKVDLSSDRVASVSSDTLHPQSVHSASTCDTAPCSSLVSAIPETGNATSIVPDSISTQMMSSIPSELPIEIPTSSEAVSAMNCDESQEVPNIEASVLAASSSVNMTDELGDDLSTNTSDDLCLAVGVSDSVSGSTPGVMPADISVSLPTQISGSQCPTISSVTNNCPSSVSIDLEAETHSSTCQLPRNNSPEVSGIASTLVSRTVHADTQCDILAELSGEKQDISSGVCTVASESETVTSTHLMPSSITALPVSMDQPEDTAAASGTVSPLNHGSAATLPTSITDTFPVTESALLTEILLLPRPQQETTVEPLQARSSVPQSEAVNPCPAATDSLPALQSATPAQPVCSVQTSTVANSACRTNFSTISLVAPSSIPAPLPPPSAPVSVHNTSSVAASSIADPHTVFIATAAVPVTRSPTTSAVGSTKFQNGATEIFFIEEEDQTLATAMALTPVIEYKETDSEDNENASSRGGKFRCEMCERTFKRRAKLNEHMAVHRQERPYECDQCEKKFFQRWDLTLHKRLHTGLFQCEFCNKTFPVRGKLDRHRRTHTGEKPFVCSTCGKAFSDMRNLQSHRSTHSDERPHVCDTCGRAFRVRSHLIDHYKVHSKVSGKPPLTATIVYY
- the LOC124595968 gene encoding uncharacterized protein LOC124595968 isoform X1; the encoded protein is MWCVNDKFPNNVCRLCANISDVLIPIFGADKERIDVKIKKCCLPVEVTEDDLKPKSICLDCASKLEIFTELIELCLAADAKFETILQNANSNQKAVETVLSQGDEEQVEDEAVKMATMTEAGIESLLAEQEKEQEQDEEQDDEPVGTQTEWIPEVPSHANPLNVQPDSGVLVLSKVDGSVGGHEEHILVMVELSSNCEQTTQQLSFGAPRYHIQNAMGKVPLHNCAENNQQTSVMYDMNMQHISSNGKTFASPFTANSQSVCPAKTNMFNCSDGRPSLTQVQVLTFSSGKDGVSAAGPAHLYATQPMTSVSKSEGLVDLVQTERTLFKDVSSAQRDDQPTKVDLSSDRVASVSSDTLHPQSVHSASTCDTAPCSSLVSAIPETGNATSIVPDSISTQMMSSIPSELPIEIPTSSEAVSAMNCDESQEVPNIEASVLAASSSVNMTDELGDDLSTNTSDDLCLAVGVSDSVSGSTPGVMPADISVSLPTQISGSQCPTISSVTNNCPSSVSIDLEAETHSSTCQLPRNNSPEVSGIASTLVSRTVHADTQCDILAELSGEKQDISSGVCTVASESETVTSTHLMPSSITALPVSMDQPEDTAAASGTVSPLNHGSAATLPTSITDTFPVTESALLTEILLLPRPQQETTVEPLQARSSVPQSEAVNPCPAATDSLPALQSATPAQPVCSVQTSTVANSACRTNFSTISLVAPSSIPAPLPPPSAPVSVHNTSSVAASSIADPHTVFIATAAVPVTRSPTTSAVGSTKFQNGATEIFFIEEEDQTLATAMALTPVIEYKETDSEDNENASSRGGKFRCEMCERTFKRRAKLNEHMAVHRQERPYECDQCEKKFFQRWDLTLHKRLHTGLFQCEFCNKTFPVRGKLDRHRRTHTGEKPFVCSTCGKAFSDMRNLQSHRSTHSDERPHVCDTCGRAFRVRSHLIDHYKVHSKDTPFTCDTCGKSFKWKTNLNIHRNVHTGERFPCNLCGNEYIRRADLTKHRRSHGPASLTDTAVEAEEEAPPEGDGDSRSASCDYVCAVCCKSYSDQAVLQKHLRTHGEHRPFVCDICGKGFHFHWYLSSHKKVHLDSKTYTCRTCGKSFNKKNCLLSHTRCHAEQGL